From a region of the Nonlabens sp. Hel1_33_55 genome:
- a CDS encoding BlaI/MecI/CopY family transcriptional regulator: MKTLTQAEEEIMQILWDLNEANVASIIEKMPEPKPAYNTVSTITRILESKKFVDYRKEGRGHIYFPMVSKDAYSRATAGKLASNYFKGSYKSMVSFFMEQEKLSVKDLEEILKEINKKS; encoded by the coding sequence ATGAAAACTCTAACTCAAGCCGAAGAGGAAATCATGCAGATTCTCTGGGATCTCAACGAGGCAAATGTGGCCTCGATCATTGAGAAAATGCCAGAGCCCAAACCTGCCTACAACACCGTTTCTACCATCACACGTATTCTAGAAAGCAAGAAGTTTGTGGATTACCGCAAGGAAGGTCGCGGCCACATCTACTTCCCTATGGTGAGTAAAGACGCTTATTCACGCGCTACTGCAGGAAAATTGGCCAGTAATTATTTCAAGGGCAGTTATAAAAGTATGGTCTCCTTTTTTATGGAACAGGAAAAACTGAGCGTCAAGGATCTGGAAGAAATCCTGAAGGAAATCAATAAAAAATCGTGA
- a CDS encoding M56 family metallopeptidase → MIHLIHSSILALFLYLLYKLVIQKSQGFQTRRFYLLAIPVVSFVLPLMVVPVDFGLAGSPVFTPAVVDSMMVEVVDSSKSTTAVTQPNPIDISQILGIIYLVGLCVSLILFLYKLAQIQQWKESGKTAYQNGTYVTRVHGLPSAFSFLNSIYISDAFAKAEYQQILEHEKVHVNQKHSWDLLFFETLRVIFWFHPVSYLGQRELKLVHEFIADQKTIEVHGKKSYYENLLKQVMDCPDFSFANPFFKSKTIKTRLAMIQNNNPQKFNYLKLLWILPILFASLIYTACSTEQEVIKVEQKTYRVDELPTLQEHIYGQIDFYKGVTAEEMEILEKGIEIMKQYLSDDTSNEKSFEVAKRMLRDPNLKEYRRVTKKISDNGKTIVRDIENNNYVLTIQESENGSPTFTGTGPIDQLNMSNDEISSYLKNLHEKYGKADDVTVVTEVEVVEEKYDMQKQAAVVPFAIIENVPTYPGCSGDNAEKKKCMQQNITQLVKENFDTSIASRVGLNGKQTISVQFKIDQNGNVANIISRAKAPELQAEAARVVNLLPKMQPGTQRGHKVGVIYGLPIIFNVPEESKKEE, encoded by the coding sequence ATGATACATCTTATACACAGCAGCATTCTCGCGCTATTCCTGTATTTACTATACAAGTTGGTCATTCAAAAATCACAAGGATTCCAGACGCGCCGGTTTTATTTATTGGCTATTCCAGTAGTTTCATTCGTACTACCATTAATGGTTGTTCCAGTTGATTTTGGTCTTGCAGGTAGTCCGGTATTTACACCTGCGGTCGTTGACTCCATGATGGTCGAGGTTGTTGATTCAAGTAAAAGTACCACAGCGGTAACTCAACCTAATCCTATTGATATCTCCCAGATTCTTGGCATTATTTATTTGGTTGGTCTTTGCGTATCGCTCATCCTATTTCTATACAAACTGGCTCAAATCCAGCAATGGAAAGAAAGCGGAAAAACGGCATATCAAAACGGTACTTATGTCACTCGCGTTCACGGTCTGCCCAGTGCCTTTTCCTTCCTGAATAGTATCTATATAAGTGACGCTTTCGCGAAAGCAGAATACCAACAAATCCTTGAACACGAGAAAGTTCACGTAAATCAAAAGCACAGTTGGGATCTTTTATTTTTTGAAACCTTGCGCGTGATATTTTGGTTTCATCCTGTTTCCTATTTAGGCCAGCGTGAATTGAAATTAGTACACGAATTCATTGCCGACCAGAAAACCATCGAAGTACACGGAAAGAAATCCTACTATGAAAACCTATTGAAGCAAGTCATGGACTGTCCTGACTTCTCTTTTGCAAACCCATTTTTTAAATCCAAAACAATTAAAACCCGATTAGCTATGATACAAAATAACAACCCACAAAAATTCAACTACCTCAAGCTGTTGTGGATCTTGCCTATACTTTTTGCCAGTTTGATTTATACGGCTTGTAGCACTGAACAAGAGGTTATTAAAGTGGAGCAGAAAACGTATAGAGTTGATGAATTACCTACTCTTCAGGAACATATCTATGGGCAAATTGATTTTTATAAAGGTGTTACAGCAGAAGAAATGGAAATTTTAGAAAAAGGGATCGAGATTATGAAACAGTATCTAAGTGATGATACCAGCAACGAGAAGAGTTTTGAAGTTGCTAAAAGGATGTTGCGGGATCCAAATTTGAAGGAATATCGTAGAGTCACCAAAAAAATAAGCGATAATGGAAAAACAATAGTACGTGATATTGAGAACAACAATTATGTTTTGACAATTCAAGAATCAGAAAATGGTAGTCCTACTTTTACAGGAACTGGTCCGATCGATCAATTAAATATGAGTAATGATGAAATTTCATCTTATTTAAAAAATTTACATGAGAAGTACGGAAAGGCCGACGATGTGACGGTAGTTACAGAAGTAGAGGTAGTGGAAGAAAAGTATGATATGCAAAAACAAGCAGCCGTTGTTCCTTTTGCAATTATAGAAAACGTTCCAACTTACCCAGGTTGCAGTGGCGATAACGCAGAGAAAAAGAAATGTATGCAGCAAAATATCACGCAACTTGTTAAAGAGAATTTTGACACTTCCATCGCCAGCAGAGTTGGATTAAACGGTAAGCAAACTATTTCTGTTCAATTTAAAATTGATCAAAATGGAAACGTTGCAAATATCATATCAAGAGCTAAAGCTCCAGAACTTCAAGCAGAAGCGGCAAGAGTTGTCAACTTGTTGCCCAAAATGCAACCGGGAACTCAACGAGGACATAAGGTAGGTGTCATTTACGGCTTGCCCATAATCTTCAATGTTCCAGAAGAGTCCAAAAAAGAGGAGTAA